The Bacillus zhangzhouensis region AGTTACTTTGTAGAGAAGGCAAAGTAACTGCTTTGTTTATACATGGAAATCCATAAAGTACTGCTCATCGTCGATTTTGTAAAAGGTAACATCTGTTCTTCCATAGTTTAGTAAATCTTTTTTTGTTACGAACGCACCATTTCCAAGACCTAAACGGTTTCGGAAGTATTCTCCGAGTTGAGCGTTGCTAAGAGGTGTTGTAATTGCTTTGTCGTTTTGTTGCTCAACTCTTAGGAGAAGAGTATGACCGTCGTCTGTAATAACAGTAAAGTGTTGTTTATTTAACGGGAAGAAACCGCTTCTTGCAATTTTTGCAGGAAGATGTATATAAGCTTCGTTTTTATTTCTGCCCTTTCGTTGTCCCCAATTTAATCCGGATTTTCCTCCAACTTCACCCTTATTTGTGAGAAGTGATAGAGTCGTAGAAGTAATACCCTTGCCAGCCAAAGTGGTTAGAGGCTTGTTTTCAGCATCAAGAATTTGATGTGTTGGACGGAGAACGATATGGTCTTCGACCTCTGCATGGTTACAATAAATTGAGTTTGCTTCAACTTCTTCATAAAACTTATAAGCTTCTTTAGGATCACAGCATACAACTATTTCTTTTCTGGATTGGATAAATGCATTCTGCACAAAATCAGCTGAACCTGTATATGCCTGTACTGGTGATTCTTCCTTTAGCCAAATGTATAAATTTGCGTGAACTGGAGGGTTTTCGCAAGCATAACTACATGAAAAGCTATCCACTGCTTTTGGATATGTTTTGCCATGGAGTTCCATAAAGCCCTCA contains the following coding sequences:
- a CDS encoding NgoFVII family restriction endonuclease, whose translation is MFTNNIAKRILFAPPLQGADTLLILSGYATPNMASWLIKSFQEQNMHPLNISLLIGMVPYDGLSVPIHEGFMELHGKTYPKAVDSFSCSYACENPPVHANLYIWLKEESPVQAYTGSADFVQNAFIQSRKEIVVCCDPKEAYKFYEEVEANSIYCNHAEVEDHIVLRPTHQILDAENKPLTTLAGKGITSTTLSLLTNKGEVGGKSGLNWGQRKGRNKNEAYIHLPAKIARSGFFPLNKQHFTVITDDGHTLLLRVEQQNDKAITTPLSNAQLGEYFRNRLGLGNGAFVTKKDLLNYGRTDVTFYKIDDEQYFMDFHV